From Ictalurus punctatus breed USDA103 chromosome 2, Coco_2.0, whole genome shotgun sequence:
gggagagagggagagaggaatagagagagagagagagagagagagacagagagagagagagagagagggggagagagggagagaggaatagagagagagagagagagagagagagagacagagagagagagagagagggggagagagggagagaggaatagagagagagagagagagagagggagggagggagagagagagagagagagagggagggggagagagggagggagggagggggggagagagggagggagggagggggggagagagggagggagggagggggagagagagagagagagggggagagagagagagagagagagagagagagggagagggagagagagagggagagagagagagggagagagggagggagggagagagggagggagagagagagggagggagggagagagggaggaatagagagagggaaagagagagagagaggaatagagagagagagagagagagagagagagagaggaatagagagagggaaagagagaggaatagagagagagagagagagagagagagagagagagagagagagagagggggagagagggagagagagagagggggagagagggagggagggagagagagaggaatagagggagggaaagagagaggaatagagagagagagagagagagagagagagggagagagagggagagagggagggagggagagagagagagaggaatagagagagggaaagagaggaatagagagagagagagagagagagagagagagagagagggagagagggagggagggagagagagggagagggggagagagggagagagggaggaatagagagagggaaagagagagagagaggaatagagagagagagagagagagagagggagagagggagggagggagagagagagagaggaatagagagagggaaagagagaggaatagagagagagagagagagagagagagggagagagagggagagagggagggagggagagagagagagaggaatagagagagggaaagagaggaatagagagagagagagagagagagagagagagagagggagagagggagagagggagagaggaatagagagagggaaagagagaggaatagagagagggagagagagagagggaaagagagggagaggcaaagagagaggaatagagagagggaaagagagggagaggcaaagagagaggaatagagagagggagagagagggagtgtttAACAATCATTTTATTCCTACACTTTATCATGCATCACCCAGTACGTTATTCGtcagtgtataataataaattaaatcttTATTGACATTACTTCAGAGTCTAGCGAGGTAAATTATACTCCTTTATTCTTCTGTCTGTTCCATATTGCCAGTTCTAATCAAACAGTTTAGTAAacacattttctcctttttgaGGATGTATATTTCGTTCCTCTGATAAACACCTCGTCAGAAAACTCAGCAAATGTTCTACACCAGCTCCTGAGCAAAGTGAAAAGACCCTTTAATCTGGTGCACTTTTAAACCCAACGCTCCAGATCTTCCCTTTCCCCACAGGACCGATGCTCTCAGGTGTGCCACAGGACCTACTCCACCGGTGACCTCCCAATTACCAATATAATAAATCCCTCACTCTCTGGAGGGCTTCTCATATACTCCACTACCTTCTGTTAAAACGACAATGTCTTCCTTAGACACTGTAATGTCATCTGCGTACGCTGATAAAACCTCTTTGTTCACATTAAAGACTGGAGTTCCTCTCCGAGTCTCTCTCGATCTGCACAGCAAAGGTTCAATAATTAAAATTGTCCAGAAAGTGGACAACCTTGCCTTATGCCTCTTGAAACCAGTGCTGGACTTAAACCACCTCCTGCTCTGACCATCTGCTCAAGATCAATGACATCCCTTGGTGGAAATAAAGATCTCTGAGGGATGCAgtaactagcatgtaaacagagattactgatgatcttaatctgattaaagtcacactcgaagtaaacacagatggaatgaaacgtgtggagttttcctgttttagtcacgttacagacgtgtacacaccttaatcacactattaacgtcacgtgagagttttcaccgcattgtgcgacaggacacgtacacacacggcagcgctcgaccgtttgccAGCAAccaagagagcacggccgcgtcccaaaccgcgtacttacctgctgtatagtaggagaaatacatgtatctcagctactatatagatggcaAGCACGTGGttcgggacgcagcccacggcttcaatcGGTCGTCTATTAGCGcgtacagcacgactaataattaactgcacttgaagcttgaagagagtgtgcgtgtgtgtgttaatcagaCAAGTCTTGGACTGTGTGTGTTAATCAGACAAGTGTGGGGCTGCAGTTCTCTCCTCGGGGTTTACTGAGTGTTTGTTACTCACACACTCCACATGACAGTGACCATGTGATCACTGAAATGACCAGGTGatgccacgcctctttcacctGCAGCACAGGGGGGATTTGATGGCGGCGCAGGGCGGGACGGCGTTCGGTGACGGGCGGGACGGCGTTCGGTGATCGCATGTTGGGAGAGACGGCGTTTGGTGACGGGCAAGACGGCGTTTGGTGACGGGCGAGACGGCGTTTGGTGACGGGCGAGACGGCGTTTGGTGACGGGCGAGACGGCGTTTGGTGTCAGTGTTGAGAAGTGTGGGCAGTTTATCACCTTGTAGAGTCTCTGCTCCTCGGGCGCTCTCTTCAGGATCCCCTCCACGATGCGCTTCAGCTCGTACACAGTGGTCGACTCCTTGGCGTCTGTGAAGATGGTGGTCTTGTGACGTCGGATCATCAGGAACACGTCCTAGGAGGAAACAGACCACGTGTCACTTTACTGATACTCACACTACAGGAGGAAGTGGATTAGTGTGAacttcagtacgtttacatggacaacaataatccgatatcaacccgattaagacgatactctgatacTCAACCGTTGGATGGTAAAcaagagcacggctgtgtccgaaaccacgtacttacctacatGTATCGTgtatagaaatacatgtatcgcggctactatatagacggtaattacgcggtttgggacgcagcccacggcttcaagcagtcgtctattagcgcgtacagcacgactaataattaaccgcacttgaagctttcgtaaaattaaaaataaaaacacccagaactgtatacggtcccataacggaGACTAACTGtgtgttgatgcgtgaaattctggagggtcgtcggacggcgtggcgcggggacgtaatgacgtgtgacgtcaatctaattatgttctagaacataaaacaggaacatgaaaggagtattccaaaagcaactcatgtaaacaccttaattagaatattgtcttattcagaataaggtcaataattagattactgctgtccgtgtaaacgcagtCACTGACACCACATTCAATCTGAATTATTTACATTCATACACAATACTGAAATCAGCTACAGCACAACACCCACACCACCTTCACATCAAATCTCAGCAAGAACATCACCGAGTGTGTGAACAtcgcttctctctctcactcactttctgtctctccatctctctctgtccgtctctctctctgtctgtctccccgtctatctctctctttctctctccctgtctctctctctcactgtctccccGTCTGTCtccccgtctgtctgtctctctccatccctctccgtctgtctctctccatccctctccttctgtctctctctatctctccccgtctgtgtctctctccatccctctccgtctgtctgtctctctccatccctctccgtctgtctctctccatccctctccgtctgtctctctccatccctctccttctgtctctctctatctctccccgtctgtgtctctctccatccctctccgtctgtctgtctctctccatccctctccgtctgtctctctccatccctctccttctgtctctctctatctctccccgtctgtgtctctctccatccctctccgtctgtctgtctctctccatccctctccttctgtctctctctatctctccctgtctgtctttctctctccatccctctcggtctgtctgttgctctccatctctctctctccatccctctccgtctgtctgtctctctctctccatccctctccgtctgtctctctccatccctctccttctgtctctctctatctctccccgtctgtgtctctctccatccctctccgtctgtctgtctctctccatccctctccgtctgtctctctccatccctctccttctgtctctctctatctctccccgtctgtgtctctctccatccctctccgtctgtctgtctctctccatccctctccttctgtctctctctatctctccctgtctgtctttctctctccatccctctcggtctgtctgttgctctccatctctctctctccatccctctccgtctgtctgtctctctccctctctctctctctctctctctctctatctctccctgtctgtctctctccctctctctctctctccctgtctgtctttctctctccatccctctccgtctgtctgtctgtctctctccatccctctccgtctgtctgtctctctccctctgtctggctctctctctctctctctctctctctctctctccgtctctctaaAACGCATAttattttacagagaaaccagaaagcataaACTCCTTAGTCCTGAACCCTTTTCATGTGTTGGGAAACTTTACAaaactctgactgttacactgcactaacactggagactccttccataaatgaaaAAGTCCCCGTGtgtgagccgttactatagaaacgaaaaCACATCAGCATGagcgtattaatataaacctgaaaCTGAACACAAAATGATTTTGTtgaagataatttttttttaaaagcttccAGACTGAAAGCGCTCATTTAAACAGCGTTTAAGCGGTTCTTCAGTTAAAGGAAGTACCGCttaaaacagaaacattttcccaacagaCCCAAATTCCTGTCCAGAATTCCTCACTTCCTGCCTGGACACTGGCCAGGAAATAGACATTTCCCCAAACGGTCCTACAAAGGAACGAATACGAACGCTGATACGAGCCGAGAGATTAGGACCGTCTGCCTGATCTGCTGCAGGTCTTCTGCGTGCTGCCGAATCAGCTCcgactctacaagacctctgaaggatCCCTGTGGGGTAAATCCCGTCAGTCAGATTGGACTTCCAGCACATCCTACAGATACAGATCGGACTGAGATGCGAGGGATTTGAAGACCGCGGCAACACCTTCACCACATTCCTCCTCACCATTACCATTAAGGGGTGTACCTGCTCTGCAACGTGTAGACCGGTGGCACACGCCAAAGTGCCTGCAGAACGTCACACTCCCTCCACGGGTTTGTCATCTTCCGACAGCCATCTCTTcaacagatcagatcagatcagatcagaccaGCCCACCTTCTTCcgctgctccatggtccagtcgTCTGGCCATAACCATCTAACCCTTATCAAAGTCTCCCAGGTGTCCTGTATCCAACATGTCGACTACAAGAACCGACTTCTCGTCTGGCGTCTAGAAGATTCCAGACatcagcgcgcgcgcgcgccaTCGCTACGAGATGAACGGCGTTAACGTTCTGGCTCAGGTTTCTGATTAATGCAGTGTTTATTGGTTGTATTTATTCTCGATGCTTCTATAAGAATATATAAAGAGTCATCTCTCGTGTGTAGAGGACGTCATTAACTGATCTTTTTATGTCATTCAAAccgaaataaacaacaacaaaaacaaacatattctTTCGGTTCAGAAACAAACCGAGGACATAAACTTTGACTGACAGGCGAGCGTGTTcgtaggccacgcccactttatGGCAATGACGTCACAAGGCACTTAAAAAAGTGCAACAACGAGAAAACAaaacttttgttaaaaatgaaaaacgaCAGCGTTTCGGATCCTTTGTCTCTCTGATTCAGGGGGGAAACAGAGCAGCTTTAATTACATTTGgaagaaagaaatttaaaaaaggaataaatatttcaattttaaacaaaacaattacttgacttttttttaacagttaaatCTCCTCCACAGCTCCGGAGCTGATCTTTAATTAATCAtgcagttttttaaaatataattaattctGAACCAATAAAGTGATTCATTTCCATCCGCGAATCTTCCGTTCTTCCTCCGTTCTTCCaggtcatttcatttcattaagctaggctaggctaggctaggctaTGCTAAGCTAAGCTAGCTTGCATGTCACAGCGGTGTGACCATAAAATAagaatgttagctagctagttcacGCAAATTTCAGATAAAAACTTTCTTATGCTATTGAATCCGATACGTCCGTTTGAAacattacaatttatttttaataaaccagaacaaaaacatttcGGCTAATCAGCTAAGACTAGCTAGCAAACGTTAGCGTGCTAAAAATACAGCCGCAGGGAGATCCTGCATTGTCAGCAGTTTTACACAAACACTGGAGTATACTCCTgacagaaatgcaaataaaacacgATTTCAGAGTCAAACAGTAAAAGTGTAGAAATTATTCAaaattaataagtaaataaataacactcgCTTTcggattgtttttgtttgtttttatgctaACATAAATCCTCACTCACCATTTCTCTGCCGGCTGCTAGTCTTCCtctttcccacaatgcaccgcgaCCATCACACCGCCGCGAGCACCGTTCCAACTTGCTCCTCGGATCCCTCCGCGCGCGCACTACACGCAATAAGTAACAAGGGCTCCTGCGCACTTCGTAGTGCACTATGTTTAAAACAAAGCGCCGTTTGGGAGTGGCCCAGATGGAGGTTTAACACCGAAGCTTTGATTACtttctttattaaagaaaataaatgacgTGTTTAATCGCCTAAAAAGTCTTTTAAATCCACAAACAGCCTTAAAGtttagaaaaatattttaataaacaacaCAGGCATGAAGACAGTAATTAATGACGCttaataaacagaaacatttctgtagcTTTAAtcaaatctttttaaaataaacatttcagaaatgaCAGGTGGTTCATTTAAAGGGAGCTCTGGTTTCCCCTCACACGTTAAGCACTGCATTGTTGAGAAAGTGTCTTATTaagctttttattcatttactttgATCTTATTATTGCGCTGATGACTTTGATCTGATTTTTACTTTGATTGTGAGCGTTaaaatatttgttcatttgtaagTATCGAGTAGCGTGTCTGATTATTTACgtattcattttgtttgttagttagttagttggcTGGTTTAAAAGTGTCCACATTGTAAGCTAATTCAGACAcctgaaaataataaataaataaataaatgatcaaataaataaataaataaataatcaaatgagacgagattttaaaaaaaaataaaaaaaaatacacatagaAATCAGCACAATACCTGAGACAGGACATTTAGGAGGCACAAAAGcctcataatcataataatatattattatttcataacACACTAAAAAGGAACATAGAATTTGTTAATGccctttaattatttaatatatttattaataacagattattttttggtgctgttgttgctgtcttattattattaagaataataagaataagaataagaataataagtacaataagaataagaatacgAAGCGCAGCAGGGCCGTATCCTACATTCCTCACTGCCCCTGGATCAGTGCACGAGGCGGGGTGAGCAGAGGTGTCTCCTGCACCCTCAGTAGCGCTACACGTCCCACACGACGCCATTTTGAATCccggaaagaaagaaaagcccTGAGGAAGATTATTCACTGTCACTAAACTCCGCACATCATCACACCGAACAGCAGCAGTTACTCAGCGTTTCACCAAACCCGCAAACACGCTGATCACTTCTTCCTTTTTAATAAAACGtttgaattgaatttgtttGAATGTTGCCATGCCAACAGCAGCATGAGCACGTGACCGAGCCGCGACGATGCCCCCGGGGTAAGTTTATTACCTCTTAATAAACAAACTCGAGGCATTTAACTCATCACTCAGGTCAGTcagaggattattattattattattattattattatcattattattattattattatatgaagtGCAGGAGGTTATTACTGACATCCGtttattacaaacaaacaaacaaacaaacaaacgaaagtGATTCATCAGATCAAATGAATAGTTTGAGTCTGAAAGAGTTTATGAAGTGTCCAGATCAACACTTAAACCTGCACACATGATGAAACTCTCATggaaatatgcacacacatacatacacagtgctctccattaatattggcacccttggtaaatatgagcaaagaaggctgtgaaaaattgtctttattgtttaactttttgtaaaataaataaataacatcagaagaatactctgctgtcatggatatcaaacaattacaaatacaacacaggtttatcaaaaaaatatatatatatatctttgttaaatataggtgtgcaacaattattggcacccctgtgaattcatatgagaaactatatttgaagtatattcccatgcTGATGCTGGGACTAGTACTGTTCCGGAGTGTGGGATCGGTGGCATCTCTAGTTTATTTTTGAAATCACCGCCGTGCTAAACTTCCCTCGTTCCCCTATTGAACTCTTTCCAACCAGGAGTCTtccaattttattttgtgaGATATTTACTTTCTACTTTCCCCTCCTCGTCTCCACGTGCGTGCGCTGAACAGATGCCACGTGAGccgttttgaaaaaaaaaaaaaaagctgcctgCGTACGTCGCTCGCCAAAACGTGAAACGTGGATCCCGTATCGCGCAACATTcccaatatactgtaatatttccAAAACAAGAttttaaacaaatccaaaagATTTGCTAAATACCAAAGGTTCAGTGCGTGCTGTTCACGTGGAGCAAAAAAATAACGACAGGTCACGTCTCGTCATCCATGTACGTCGTAACGGGTACGCTTTTTGAAATAACGGTACTAAATGGTACCTTTCCGTGTCGCTGGCATGGTACCGTCAAAGAGAAGGTCCGTGTGGGGTTTTATTAATTCGCTCTTGGAGTAAACCTTTAAAAGGTACATAGATACTCCTTAACCTATAATTATGTATcgtaaaacattattaaaagcacaaaacaagttcctttAACCGTACCACGCAGGCCACGAGGAAACGCATCATccggtacctttatttctgagtgtAGAACTAAAACCCTACTAATATATACGTCATACGAGTGTGCTGTTTATCGGCAGTAAGCTGTGGAAGGGACGGCTGATGCATCAGACGACGTTCTCTCTGGGTGATCAGACGCCCTGTTACTCCACCACCCACACTGAGGTGAGGACACGAGAGGTGACACCAGACATCCCTGAGCTGTCTGTAGGCTTTAATCTCCTCTCATTAGATATTCACTGCTGTAGAGTTTCAGCGGCAGGAGAGACGACGGCCGGCCGCTGGTGTTCCACCTGAGAGATCCGTCTTATGCGTCGCAGCATCGCTCCAGTCTGGACCTCAGGAACATCTCCGAAGGGCCCTCGTTCTCCTCCACACACTCGAGAGACGTCCACAGCCCCAAAGACACCACACCGGTACCGTCAGTGTTTTAAAAAGGTTCTGAAATACCTCGTTGTAATTAACGTTACGTTAACGTCACCTGTATGACCGCAGCACGATGTCCTGCGCAGTCTGAGAGCCAGGAACTGGACTCGGAACCGTGAAGGACTGGCGATGAAGGAAGTGACCAATCCTCCTGAAGACACATCGTATAGGAGCTGGTACGGCTCGGATCACCGCGACGCCGCCGCTGCGGCGAGCGCTCGGGCCGAGCGGGCTTCGGGTCGTCCCACACGCTGGCACCGACACGACATCCTCACAGGTATTTAACACAGAGTTCCAGGTGAGAAACCGCAGAGGAGCGTAAAACCCCTCCGTAAAGTTACGGCTTTacctccgacactggagactccttccataaacgtgacataaacatctcctaactttgagaaaacttcaccatgttaacatttttacacgtccctgtgaacgagctgttgctatagaaacgataacgtatcaggaACGAGAGCTGCCGTCATAGAGAATTAATcgacacctcctgaccaatcacagtccggAACTCAGATTGGTCAGAAAGGCTAGATTTAATCCTTTATGCTATAAAAGAGAGCAGTTTCGCATCTGATTAACCATGTGATGTACGAAACGACTTTATTGATCTCCAAGAGGAAATCTGGGAGTTAATTTTGGGTGATGATTCGATAGAACACACTTTAATATAGTCTCAGTGACGTTATTCAATGTACAAGACTACCGAGACTTTTTTTAAAGCGTTGGTATGAGCCACACCTTCGTGACTCGTACATGAAGTCTGAATGAATTTGTCCCacaggagaggagagagcaCCGGCGGGTCCTGGGGAGCCGAAGAAGAAATGTGTAGAGGGGCAGATTAGCGCCGCACGCCGCTGGGAGAACGACTGCACCTCACTGCGTCTGTACTGAAACACTGTGGTCACATGATGCATTAAGCACTCAGTCGAGCCTTTCACACACAGACTGTTGATTGTTCACGCGTCAAGATTTGTTTTAGAATATTCCATGATGTCTGAATTCTGATTGCACTGAGGGGGCAGTGgaggcttggtggttaaggctctgggttactgatcggaaggtcgggggttcccGACCTTCCCGACCGGCAGCGCTGCCAGGCTGCCGCTGTTGGGtgcttgagcaaggcccttaaccctctctgctccagggggcgctgtatcacggctgaccctgtgctctgaccccaacctcctgacatgctggggtatgtgaaggaaagaatttcactgcgcTGTGATGTAAACGTGATTAATAAATTCtcaatattaaaaagtaaatggatTATGAAATCATCCAATGTCCAAAAGACGACAGCAGCGCCTCCTCCTAAACCATTAAGGgttgtagtgagtgtgtgtgtgtgtgtgtgtgtgagagcaacTGAATGGGCGAGCGCGCTTGACAGTGATGCCATGACAGTCCTTGCTAACGATAACTCGAGTTGGTTCTAGGGGCGGAGCTTTGTTTACATGGGCGTGAACTGAGGGGCGGGTCcaaagagtaaaaaaataatCCCTCGCGCAAATGGCATTCAACTCCAACAACGTGGAGCCGGATTCTCGAGTCACAAAAGCACGCAAGTCAAAGGGTCCGAGcagttctttattattatttattatgaacTGAAAAGAGAGGCTGAAATGCAGACGCGTCGCAGCTTCACGGAAAGCCGGAGGAAAGTGCACACGTTTACACGGAcatgacacacagacacgcaggaGGAAAGAGGACATGTATGTATCTACAGCGCCGACCCTCGAGCAGGAGCGGAGGGCTTCggctgggggggggggcgagagagacaggtagagagagacaggcagagagagacagagagagagacagagagagagacagagagagagacagagagagagacagagagagagacagagagacagagagagagacagagagagagacagagagagagacagagagagagacagagagacagagagagagacagagagagagacagagagagagattaaaacaCAGCAGTATGACTCTGTATCCGCAGGTGTGAGGTCTCGGGGCTCCGACGCACAGCTTCACAACGCTCCAGTTTCTCCTGTGGTGGTTTCAGTGCagttttcaaaaacaaaaacaaaaaaaaacaaaaccaaaacgaAAAACACTCCCGAGCACGATTTCTGCTCACGTTCTCGAGCGTTAAAAAAGTACATCTACGTTTGACGTATGCTTAGCCTTAATGAATTATAAAAAGGGAACGGCTTTAAAGCGGCGTACGGTTTGAAGCACTTTTACACCATAAACACGTCGGTGTGATCAAAATGGGGGAGGAGTCAACGTGCTCCTGCTTAAGCCTAAATCTAGTTttttagatatatatttttatatttattct
This genomic window contains:
- the LOC128629283 gene encoding octapeptide-repeat protein T2 gives rise to the protein MERERQTGRERERERDRQGEIERERERERGRETDRRRGMERERWRATDRPRGMERERQTGRDRERQKERDGERQTDGEGWRETQTGRDRERQKERDGERQTERDGERQTDGEGWRETQTGRDRERQKERDGERQTERDGERETDRRRGMERERWRATDRPRGMERERQTGRDRERQKERDGERQTDGEGWRETQTGRDRERQKERDGERQTERDGERQTDGEGWRETQTGRDRERQKERDGERQTERDGERQTERDGERQTDGEGWRETQTGRDRERQKERDGERQTERDGERQTDGETDGETVRERDRERERER